The DNA sequence CAGTCAGCAAACTTTACTCTTTCTAATTGGACCTGTCCTGCTGTTTTGGATCAATAGTAAACAAACCTGAAACCAAAAAACAAGCTTTTCTAGATGTATCTGTGATTAAATTAAAGtgcaatatatattttaatgtctGTTGATCACAccttgttgtcataaacttttgtatGTCAGTCAAAGGAACATACACTTTGACCTTTTCCTGTCAGTTGTCAATAAAGATTTTGTTTTGGgcaaattttgtgtttttgttatgaaACATAATGTGAAACAGAGTTGGTAAGTTGTAGTTTGACGACACACACAGTGGCACAGTGTTGGCTGGAGAAGCTgtcaatgtctcagtaaaaatacACCACTTTTCCTGATGCTGTCCTGGCTGGACAAACAGGgacagtttgttaaaaaaaacacccatgtttggtggctaagaagctgctggaaacacagtggtctcactaaaaacaacccattttgttgtttgctgctctCTTGTTATGAAATGGGTGATTTGGGGGTCCTCTGCCATTTtggagcatcaaacactttatttcctgcatgctagtgagtgagtgtgtttacGTGGTttagtttaattcccttttcattcggaatgaaagttcattcctattaaaagtcttgtaaacacctaattcagaatgaaaatggccaatgcgactGAAAATTCATTTCGATGTAAGGGGCTGAAATATTCCGTTTCtgattccgaatgaaagaatttctcgcacttgtatacactcattcctctttaagttcattccggtctttctgcgtacgctcgtttccttgcccctctggcgcgatgacgtagcgtgcatagcaacgggctgagatagaggagttggactcgttgcactcaccggtttccatacgccaaagcacggtcttctgtctcccttcatcgaccttctacctcccttctcctcctcaacagatgaagcattagcagaacaaggttgttgtcgtactgctgcttcaagaatataagcaaaacaagcccgagaaaggcactaagaatggcGTCGTCAAGAATCTTGTTAtctggagcgaggactacaatgttttcttctggtaaatGTAAACACGCAGCATCCACCCCGCCctctatccaatcagaaaccttccctgccccaaaccttgcgcggaTCCAAATacaggcgattaaactgatctcctgtgtaaaccctcatcTGTAACATCTTTTActattcattgtctatggagcagctccagattgtgaaccctatgacatcacaggcGTAAGATTTAGCACTCTAGCTTTTGGTTTGgcagagttgttcatgtttgctAATATTtctggactgtcttagaccctGGGAATTACTAGACCATAGAATTGGGCTTGATTCGCCTTTAATTGTAAGAAATTTCCCAAGACCTAATCTGACATTTAATGATAAGATAATTCAACGCTCTTTTCAACCaccaaaagtttcacacaattAGCAGCTCTTTATGTAGAGGCAGTTTGTGGCTTTCAGAGTGAGTGTAAAGGAAAGTGATGAGtatctatatgtgtgtgtgtgtgtgtgtgtgtgtgtgtgtgtgtgtatacttatatttctgagtgtttttgctTGCGAGTGATGCTACATTTGTGAACTTGTTGCACTGTGGGCAGGACTGTGGTGAATGGACTGTTTCTCATCTTTGGCTTGTCAAAGGTGAGCTCACTCTTTCCTCTCCCCACTCGGCGGCCCCAGCCAGTATCCTCCACTGTGACGGGTTAGAGGTATGATGATGGGGGAGAGGCGGAAGAGGCTTGTGTTTCATAAGAGACAAGAGCACAACTCATAGATCAGAGTGTGAGTGATTCAGATTGTGTACGTTTGTGCTGAGAGATACAGCGCTCAACAAATGGAAGACAGAAGCCAGAGGATGACATTCAGCCTGGTGTTagctgcttttctctgcttcACCACATGGATGACGACGGTCTGTGCAAGTGAGTACCACAAAAAAAGGTTCAGAAATTTTGCTTGAGTGTTTGTCAGGGTAAAAATTAAGGGTACTTAATGTTTCTTTCTGAATGTCTGTCTTGTTCAGCCAATGGAGGGGTGtccagctgttgtctccatcTGTCCAACACCCAAGTCCGATTGAAACGAATTGTGAATTACACCATTCAGACTGTCAACCCCTGTCCAATCAAAGCTATAGTGTAAGTATCCCTGCAAATCCACACTGTATAGAATTAAGCCATATTTGAACTTAACACAAATATCCACATGCACTCTCTAATAAATTACAGTATATATTTAAAGGGTGGGTTTATCCAAATTACAAAACACCTCACTTCCTCACTAATATCTGGTGGTGTGTAGCCATGCAGACACAGTGCAGTGCATCTGTCTGTGACATTTCTCCCTCCTCAATACAACAGTGGTGAATGGAATATTCAGAAAATTCAGCAGCAACATCTATTTTCAGAAAGTGTCCCCATCATTCTGGATAATCCAAAATATCTTACTGTCAACAGTTTTCGTTGGAACAACTTTCCACTGGTTCACCAAAATGTGGATTATTAGTAACAGTAACTTCCTGCAAAACATGCTGCTGTTGAATTTGCAAATATCCAATCTCATTGCATTGagactgaatatttaaaaaCCTGAGCAAACTCTCTGCATGGTTAGATTCTATTAAAGGAAAGTTTTAATTGTAACTTGGATGAACAACCCCTTTAAGAAATCATTTGTCAGAACATGATCAAAACAATGTTAAAACAGCACTACAATGCCATTAATACATCCTGATCAATTGCAGGTTTGAGACAAAGAATGGAACCAACGTTTGCTCCGACCCTAAAAATAAATGGGCAATAAGAGCCATGCAGAAGGTggacaaggagagagagaaaacagcatTGCAAGAGAAGGGACAGACTGAGGAGGGCTCAACAAGTGACATCACACCAGCAGTGGCCAGTGCATCAAAAAGCGCACCACAGCAGAATCGCAGAAATGGAAGAGGACGCCAGAGGAAGAGGTCCAGGAAAGGGAGGAAGAAGTCCAGGAAAGGGAGGAAGGGGCAGAGAAATCCTATGTGAGGAATCACGAGACAAATCAAAGTCACCACAGTCAGCAAACTTGACTCCTCCCAGTTGGACTTGCTGTATTGCACCAATCGTAAAACAAACCTGGAACAAAGAAACAGGCCTTTATATATTATTGTATCTGTGTTGACATTATATGTCGATCGTACCTCGTCATAAATGTGTCTTTTTCCTGTCAGTTGCCAATAAAGTTTTTTGAGcagattttgtgtttttgttatgaaCAAATGGAACTTAACTAAAAAGACCATGACATTTATACGGTATAAAGTCATTTTATTTGGAATGGCTGGAGCAGGCATGTCCAAAGGGGGCCAATTGTGGCCCACAGACCAATTTTAATCGGCCCTcggcttgactttcaaaatataccatatGTGGCCCTTTACACAATAATGGTTATTCGAGCAAAATCGCTTCGCATTTTTACCCTTCATCTCACAATGATAGGACtgtcatacagtttgtagacaggcATCAAGTAGTAATGgttcattaaaagataaaaatggttgCAATTGTctccctttttaaaaaaacaaaacaacaacaaacaattgATGTGATAATCAGTTGGCCCCCACGTATTTTCACGTTGTTTTATCTGGctcccattcaaaaaagtttggacacccctgggCTAGAGATCTTGGGAAAATTTGGGTAAGGGCCACATTTGGTGGGGTGATTGGGGATCGAGGAAAGGGATAAAAGGGGGTCGGTTGCATAGGGGTGAACAGGGGCATGGTGTGGCTGGAGCATCTAGGAACCCTGGGGGTCGAGACTTGGGGTGGGAGCATGTCTCATTGAGTTTTCTGCTCAATGAATCATACCCTCAGAGTTCAAATCCAGGACCTTTTTTGTTGTGAGGCAATGATGCTGACCACTTAGCCACCATGCTGTCTTACTGGGAGAAAGCGGAAGAACAGGATTTGGGAGGGAAGGTTGTGAGAATAGAGACAAACAGGAGTTAAAAGAGTTAGAAACACCTATATAGATCTACACAGGTAATTGAATTAGTGAGGCACAGATAGAGAAGCGTGGCCTTGTTCTTGAACCTTAGTTATAACTGAATGTAACATGAAACACAGAACTTGTACGTTGCATCATGATGACAGAAGCAGTACCAGTTCTCTAACCAACAAGTGCACAGGGGGAATACCAGCATGCAACAAACAGcgaaacagaaacaacaaaccTTGACGCAGGTGAACATCACCGATACAGCTGTTATGTGCTATAAACATAACAACAACCACtagacaaacaaacatacaaatacaGTACTGTAGTGTAAATTCACCATGTAAGTGGTGCAGGACACTAAAATGAATATTGCTGAGAGGTTTATCTATAGACATGGGTAGCTTTCTGTGTATTTATTGCTAGACAACAAAGGGTATTGTGCACATGATGATATGGGCGTCTTTTACACATTACATGCTGTATATGTTGCTCTGTGATATATGTGTAATATGTAACAAACACTATGTCATTTTGACATTAGTCATAATGGCattattttaaacaaactgTTCTGGGATATCACATGATGGCATGTGGTCAAAAACTGTTCTGGTGTCAGGGGTCTGCCATGATTTCCAAAGCTggagacaacaacaaaagttaaagcgacacttacctttctggaaattttacgcttttctctgtttaggttaaaatgctattaataagctaaaagctaaaatgtaagtgaattccaccagagatacaaactcataccattctcatatggttctatgaaaactccgaccaatgcAATGACTGGccgagcgtcctgtctgtcttcctcacgtggaggcctccgaccaACATAACCGCTCACGTAAcgttgaaagagactgtatacaaactgcacatttcctgtgaaaacagaagtgtattttgaaatcagacaggcagaagttgacaccgcatcccagaacgtcaacaaccaatgcacccaggttaccttgcacatcatatctccatgtggaaagtccatgaccaaacattgatatgtgacgaggttggagtgttAATGTGAGAAAGCAGGATGTTGGGTTTCCGATGTCCCTTAACTTCCTCTATCtatctgtgtgtcttgtttaCATGTGTATGCCTCCTATgttctgtattttctgtttcattaactgtcactggctgaatttgagttgctacCGCCATTAAAGGGAAAGCTTTGTCATCGCAGAGAGAGGGCCCAGAGCTCAATGCTCCAAGCTCATTTGCCTGCAGATTTCCACAGCAGTTTTGCCTGCTCACACTGCCTGCCCTGTGATGACCGGGAACTGGTTTGAAATCAGTAAATTTTCCCTTTAATTACCCATATTGTTATTTTCCAAGCTACTGTAGCTGTCATATTTTGCAGATACAGACTTTCACTGGCTGGACTGCTTCCCAGCTCCCTGCCAGGTTAGCAAACATTCCGGCTTTGTAGTCTCCTGGTGGCGGAGAGGCATTGGGACTGTGTGGTCCATCCATGGGtgcactagctagctaacaacaGTCTCTTTTACTGGCACTGGCTAGCAGTAGACAGACAATTATCAGGCCTTGACCTGTAGCATCTGCTTTCGTCATGCAGAGGTCAGTGTGGTTTCATCTAAACTGAGTTGGAAAAACAACAGACGCATCCTGAAACTGGGCAGGTCTGCGTCGATGATTAAAGTCCTGACTGTCTTGTTTTATTGAAACCAGACCAAACCAGACAGATTGCAGAGATAATGTCCGTCATTCGTCATTCAGGTATGCTGGAAAATATACGTTTATTGAACATTATCAAATTGAGAATCTCCATGATATACCTACATATTTAAACATCTCTTTAACCTACTTTGACGcacacaacaaaccacagaaacCCCACAGTTTGTCACAGTCAACAACACATCACAAACACTGAAGTTAGCTGGGACAAGCTGTGCACATATAAATGAAGGACAGCAAGACATATTAATACATAATATCTGTTATATCTTATAGTACATATATCACTTGCTACTCTTTCTTTAATGGATATTTGCTAATGGAAACCTACAGATGAGTTAAATATCACTTCTGTGACATCgtgacatttattttctgtgataaaaaacatttaaagatggAAACTAGTAAAACTTTTAAgttcataaaaatatgaaattagAGAAGtcttgtatatttgtgtctggTGTCTAATGTAGTCATACGTGTGCGATATTTGTGATATTATAGTCTTTCTTGCCAGGGATggtgtttggttttatttgaaaCTGTGGCATACTCATGCTACCACAGACACCACATCCTGAAAACTCAGTGCAGCGTATGTGTCTGCGTGCATGTTTGTGGTCGCCTAATTCAGCAGAAGAGTATAAGCAACTGTTTCCTCTCTTCTAAGAAAAT is a window from the Epinephelus fuscoguttatus linkage group LG15, E.fuscoguttatus.final_Chr_v1 genome containing:
- the LOC125901807 gene encoding eotaxin-like codes for the protein MEDRSQRMTFSLVLAAFLCFTTWMTTVCATNGGVSSCCLHLSNTQVRLKRIVNYTIQTVNPCPIKAIVFETKNGTNVCSDPKNKWAIRAMQKVDKEREKTALQEKGQTEEGSTSDITPAVASASKSAPQQNRRNGRGRQRKRSRKGRKKSRKGRKGQRNPM